The following are encoded in a window of Labrus bergylta chromosome 16, fLabBer1.1, whole genome shotgun sequence genomic DNA:
- the coa3b gene encoding cytochrome C oxidase assembly factor 3b — protein MAEEGAERSVKASLTAAEKQLLRRRQELDYWKQNAARLRGRNLLTGLAIGAFVVGMFSYTILSVKQERIMDELDDEAKIHIIRGPRTGANS, from the exons ATGGCAGAGGAAGGAGCAGAGAGATCCGTGAAAGCTTCACTAACAGCGGCAGAGAAACAACTCCTCCGCCGCCGGCAGGAGCTCGACTACTGGAAGCAAAACGCAGCGCGGCTCCGGGGCCGAAACCTGCTGACCGGCTTGGCCATCGGGGCGTTTGTGGTCGGCATGT TTAGCTACACTATCCTGTCCGTCAAACAGGAAAGGATCATGGACGAGCTGGATGATGAAGCCAAGATCCACATCATCAGAGGGCCACGGACTGGTGCCAACTCCTGA